Genomic segment of Streptosporangium sp. NBC_01755:
CTGACGTAGGCGACGGTCACCTGCTGGCCGGGCTTGAAGCCGCGGACGGCTCCGACCACGGTGGCCGCCTCGTCCACGGCCGTGTTATTGATCTTGGTGATCAGGTCGCCCTGCCTGAGGCCCGCCTTGGCCGCCGGGCTGCCCTCGGTGACCTGGCCGACCAGCGCGCCATCCGCATCCCCGGTGGCATCGGTCACGCTCACACCCAGGAAGGCGTGGGAGACCTTGCCGCTCTTGATGAGCTGCTCGGCGACATGCTTGGCGGTGCTGATGGGGATGGCGAAGCCGACACCGATGCTGCCCTCCCCGCCGTTGGTGGCGATGGCGGTGTTGATACCCACCACCTGCCCGGCGGCGTTGACCAGCGCGCCGCCCGAGTTGCCGGGGTTGATGGCCGCGTCGGTCTGGATGGCGCCACCGATGGTGGTGGGGCTCTGGCCGCCCTCCGCCTGGTTGCCCCAGCCGGGCGGGAGCTGCCGCTGGCCCTGGTCTCCACCGACGGTGAGCGTACGGTTCAACGCGCTGACGATCCCGGCGGTGACCGACCCTGACAGGCCTAGCGGGCTGCCGATGGCGAGCACGGAGTCGCCCACCTTGAGCCGGTCGCTGTCGCCGATCGCGGCCTTGGTGAGGCCGGAGACGTCCTCCGCCTTGATGACCGCGAGGTCGGTGGCCGGGTCGGTGCCGATGATTTTCGCGGTGGCGGTCTTGCCGTCGCTGAACTTGACGGTCACCCGGCTGTCCGGGCCTCCCTGCCCGCCGGCCGTCACCACGTGGTTGTTGGTCAGGATCAGGCCGTCGGCCGACAGCACCACTCCGGACCCCTCGCCCCCGCCCGCGGCGGTCCTGACCTCGATGGACACCACTGAGGGCTGGACCGCTTGGGCGATGTCCGCGACCGTTGTCACGTTGCCGACCGGGCTGACGATCGGGCTGGACGACGACACCACGGTGGCGGTGCCGTTGAGGCTCGTCGCGGCGAAGGCTCCCGCGACCCCGCCGCCGACGGCCATGGCCGCCAGCGCGAGACCGGCGCCGATCTTCTGCCCGGCGGTGAGCCTGCCGCGCTGAGCGGGGACCACCGCCGGTCCTCCGGCCTTCTCCGGGGCCTCGGCGGCGAGCTGCTCCGGCACCGGGTGGATCAGCGTCGGCTGCGGTCCGGTGTCCTCACCGGCACGATAGGCGCCGGCGCTCGGCGGCACCTTGCCGAACTGGGTCCAGCCGTCGTTCCCCGGGGTCGCCTCGGCCGGTGTGTCCTGCTGCTCGTTCCTGTTCGGGTCCATGTCTTCCCCAAGTCCCACGTCCCCCCGATTCGACGGGGCGGAGGCCGGTGCTCACCGGTTGGTAGAAACGATGCCCGATGGCGTGTAAGCGCAGGTTAAGGGGCTGATCGCGGTGATCCGCATCTCCTGACAACGGCTTTATCAGCCGTGCTCAGACCCCGGAGGGCAGCTCAAAAATCTTCCTCGGCCCCTCTAAGGACCCGCTCGGCGACGGCGAGTTCCTCCCGCTCGGCCTGCACCTCCGCCAACTGCTTGGCCGGCTGCTCTTCGAGCCCGTCCAGTTCCGCGCGGCGCACGGAAGAGGTGCCCGTGGCGGAGCGGCCGCCGCCGATGGCGGCCTACCGGAGAAGTACGGCAGTATGCCGACGGTCTCCGCGGTCTTCACGGCGCTGCCCGACCCCGCGGACCATCCCGTGTTCCGCCTCCGGGCGCACGGCTGACCGACCCCGGGCGGGGGTAGTAGGGCGCGGCGCCCTCACGCTCCGGTGACCGCGGTCGGCTGCGGGAACGTGACGCCGGTCAGCTCCTCGGAGACCGTCCACAGGCGCCGGGCCGTCGCCGGGTCGCTGGCCGCCGGGGAGCGGCCGACCAGGGTCGGGGCGCCGCGCACCTCGCCGAAGCCGTCCGGGCCGACGCAGCTCGCGCCGGGGAGGTCCTGGACGGCGGCGTACAGGGTCGGCAGTGCGCCGGCCTTGTTGTCCTGGGCCACGGCCCGCATGACGACGCGGCCCAGCGCGCTGCCGTCGTGGCGCTGCAGGTTCGTGGCGGCCCGGCCGGGGTGCGCGGCCAGGGCACACACGGGCGAGTGCGATGCGGCGAGGCGGCGCTGGAGTTCCAGCGTGAACAGCAGGTTGGCCAGCTTGGACTGGCTGTATGCCTTCCTCGGGGCGTACTCGCCGGTGAGGTTGAGGTTGTCGAAGTGGATGTGCGGGGTGCCCGGCTTCTTGTGCGCCTCGGACGACACGGTCACCACACGGTCGGTGATGTGCGGCAGCAGCAGGTTGGTCAGGGCGAAGTGGCCCAGATGATTGGTCCCGAACTGCGTCTCGAAGCCGTCCTTGGTGCTGGACTCCGGGGTGTTCATGACGCCGGCGTTGTTGACGAGCAGGTCCAGATCGCCCCGCCAGGCGGCGGCGAACTCACGCACGGAGGCGAGGTCGGCCAGGTCGAGCCGGCGTACCTCCACGCTGCCGTGCACGCCCGCGGCGGCGGCCTCGCCACGCTTGGGGTCCCGTACCGCGAGCACCACATGGGCACCCACGGCGGCCAGCGCCTCGACGGTGGCGATGCCGATACCGCTGTTGGCGCCGGTAACGACGGCAGTGCGACCGTTCCAGTCAGGTATGTCGGTGATGTTCCACTTGCCGGGTGCGGTGCTGGGTGCAGTAGTTCGGCGTCCCGGTCTTCGCGACGCTTCACGGTTACGCCAACCTGGCCGCGACCGGCATGCTCGCTCCGGAGATCGTGGAACACGGGCTGGACGAGGTGATCGCGTTCATCCTGCGGGGCTGCGCGCCGGACGGGCGGGCCTGACCGGGCGTCCGGATTTCCCCGTTCAGTCCCGGCCTCAGCGTTGATTCGCCATGTCCGGTTCCGGCATGTTGATCAGATGTTGTAGACGGCGAATGCGGCATTGCGGTCGATGGGGTCGCGGCGAGCGTGGGCGATGTTGGCTCGATCAGCCAGACACATAGTGCTGATGCCACGAGGAGGTCCACCTCATGGCTGTAGACCAGGACCTCCTCGACCAGATCGCCAGCACCGTCGCCGACCTCTACCGCGAGGTCTAGGCCTCCCTGGTCAAGACGATCGCCGACGAACTCAAGCGGGACCTCCCGGCGCCGACGGCCGAGGTGAGGCTGGACTCGATCCGCAGGTTGCGCGCGGCCACCGAGGCCGTCCAGCAGCGCCTGGTCAAGACCAAGTCCGCAGCGGTGCGGGAGGCGATCAGGAGCCGGCGGGCCAGTATTCGTCGCGCAGGAGGCGTTTGTAGAGCTTCCCGGTGGGGTGCCTGGGCAGTTCCTCGCGAAAGTCGACGGACTTGGGACACTTGTAGGACGCCAGCTGGGAGCGGCAGTACTCGATCAGCTCGGCTTCCAGCTCCGGACCCGCCAGGTCCATGGAGGCCGGCTGGACGACCGCCTTGACCTGCTCGCCCATCTCCTCGTCGGGAACGCCGAGGACCGCCACGTCCGCCACCTTGGGATGGACGGACAGGACGTTCTCGGCCTCCTGCGGATAGACGTTGACACCGCCAGAAATGATCATGTAGGAGCGGCGGTCGGTGAGGTAGAGGAAGCCTTCCTCGTCGAGGTAGCCGATGTCCCCGAGGGTGGTCCAGCCCCGGCCCCGCGGGTCACGGGATGCCTCCGTCTTGGCCTCGTCGCCGTGGTAGACGAACTGCGGGCCGTCTGAGAAGTAGACGGTGCCGTGCTGGCGCGGCGGCAGCTCGTTGCCGTCCTCATCGCAGATGTGGGTGACGCCGAGCAGCGGGCGGCCGACCGTGCCCTTGTGTGCGAGCCAGTCCTGCGAGCCGACGTACAGGAAGCCGTTGCCCTCGGTCCCCGCGTAGTACTCGTGGATGATCGGCCCCCACCAGTCGATCATCCGTTCCTTGACGGGGATGGGGCAGGGGGCGGCGGCGTGGATCGCGCAGGCCAGCGACGACAGGTCGTGGCGCACGCGGGCCTCCTCGGGCAGTTTGAGCATCTTGATGAACATCGTCGGCACCCACTGCGAGTGGGTGACACGGTATTTCTCGATGAGCGTGAGCGCCTGCTCCGGGTCGAACCTCTCCATGACGACGATCGTGGCGCCCATCCGCTGGAAGCTCATGCAGTAGCGCAGCGGGGCGGCGTGGTAGAGCGGAGCCGGGGAGAGGTAGACGCTGTCGGCCGAGGGGGCGAACAGGAACTGGATGAGCCGCAGCAGCGGCCCGGGCTCCTCCAGCGGGGCCTTGGAGAGCGTGGGCTTGACGCCCTTGGGGCGCCCGGTGGTGCCGGAGGAGTAGAGCATGTCCACGCCCTGGCACTCGTCCTCGACGGGCGTGGCGGGGTGGGCCGCGACGGCCTTCTCGTAGGAGTCGAAACCGGGGGCGACACCGTCCAGCATGAGCCTGAGCCCGACCTTGGGCGCGAGGTCGGTGATGGAGACCGCTACGTCCGCGAGGGCGGCCGAGGAGATGAAGACCCGGGCCCCGCAGTTGTCGACGATGTAGGCGAGCTCGTCGGTCTTCAGACGCGAACTGATGGCCGTGTAGTACAGGCCCGAGCGGTGCGCGGCCCAGGCGACCACCAGGAAGAGCGGGTGGTTCTCCAGCATGAAGGCGATGTGGTCACCCGGCCGTAGGCCGGCTGCGCGGAAGAGGTGGGCGAGGCGGTTGGACTCCTCGTCCAGCTCGCGGTAGGTGACGACCCGTCCGGAGCCCGCCATGATCACAGCGGGCTTGTCCGGCGAAACTGCTGCGATGGCTCCCGGGTGCATGGAGCAGAACATTACTCGGCTTCAGGTTCGGTGAGAAGTACTCGAACGCGGCAGGGCCGCGACCTCGCGGACGAGGTCGCGGCCCTGGGATGACGGTTCTCACGGCCGTGGAAGCGGGTTTCTCACGGCCGTGGAAGCGGGTTTCTCACGGCCGTGGAAGCGGGTTTCTCACGGCCGTGGAAGCGGGTTTCTCACGGCCGTGGAAGCGGGTTTCTCACGGCCGTGGAAGCGGGTTTCTCACGGCCGTGGAAGCGGGTTTCTCACGGCCGTGGAAGCCAGGGCCCCGGCGTTCCCGGGTTCTGATGCGGTATGCCGACGTTGAGCGTTTGGCCAGGTGGAACGCGAAAGAGCGCGACTTCTGCTGATCTTTCGGGTGTCGAAATCCGGAGATCATCGCAGGAGTCGCGCTCGTGTCCCCATCTTCTCTGACCAGTTCCCCGCATGTCTCGTGTCTTGACCAGCTCGCCGACTTGGCATTGTGGGAGTCCGAACTGGCACCCGATCCGGTCGTGGTGGAATCGGCGTTGATGCGCCGGTTGGCGACGGTTCCCGATCGGCGGTCTGCTTGCGGTCTGCGCCATCCGCTGGTGGCCATCTTGACGTTGGCCGCGTGCGCGACCCTGGTCGTCGGCGGCGACAGCGTCGCGGCGATCTGGCAGTGGGCCGCCCGAAGCCCGCAAGCGGCGCTGGAGCGGCTGGGCGCCTACCGTGATCTGTTCACCGGGTTGTTCCTCGTGCCCAGTGAGCGTACCTTCCGCCGTGTTCTGGCGGAGCTGGACGCCGATGCGCTGGACGCCGCGATCAGCGGCTATGTCGCCGAGGTGATACGGCAGGAGGCTCTGACGCCACAACTGCCCGACACTCCCGGCCCCGCCGAACGGGAACAGCGCCGCGCGGCACGACGCCGGCTCAGCCATCCCGCCCCGGCCGGGCTGCTGCCCGCAGCGGCGCTGGACGGCAAGGCCCTGCGCGGGGCACGCACCAGCGAAGACGGGAGGGTCTTCCTGGTCGGCGCGATCAGCCACGAGCACGGCGTGATCCTGGGCCAGTGTCAGGTCGCCGGCAAGAAAGGCGAGGGTCCCGCCGCCCGCGCGATGCTGCCCCACCTGCGGGTGGCCGGGATGGTCTTGACCTTGGACGCCCTGCACACCACCAAGACCACCGCCCGTCTGATCACCCAGCTGGGCGGCCACTACGTCCTCATCCTCAAGGGCAATCAACCGCTGGCACGCGCCGCCGCGCACGCGCTGTTGTCCGGGCCGGATGCCGACTGGACGCAAACCACCGCGGTCGATGACGATCACGGGCACGGCCGCAGGGAACGCCGCACCATCCGCACCGCCTCTGCCGATGACGGCCTCTTCCCCGGCGCCCGGCAAGCCTTCCGGCTCCGCCGCGACGTCGGCGAATTGGATGGCGCCTGGACCAGCAAGGAGATCGTGTTCGGCATCACCAGCCTGCCCGTTGAATTGGCAGGCCCCGCGCACCTCAACCACTACGAAAGGGCGCACTGGGGGGTGGAAAACCGGCTGAATTGGGTCAGGGACGTCACATTCGCGGAGGATCATTCCCAGGTCAGGACGGGTACCGCACCCAGAACCCTAGCCAGCCTCCGGAATCTGGCGATCAGCACCATCCGTCTGGCCGGCCGGGCCAACATCGCCCACGCTCGCCGCGATCTCCTCGACCACGATGCCGCATTCGCCGTCTACAACATCTGATCAACAGGACGGACTTGGACATAACAATTCAACGCCGGGGCCCTGCCGTGGAAGCGGGTTTCTCACGGCCGTGGAAGCGGGTTTCTCACGGCCGTGGAAGCGGGTTTCTCACGGCCGTGGAAGCGGGTTTCTCACGGCCATGGAAGCGCTCCCCCGGTCACCCCGGTGTGGCCGCGCGGCGGCAGAAGGTCATCGGCTCGGCCGGTCAGTCGCGCGCGAGACGGCGGGCGACGGTGTCGCCCAGGCTCTGCACGAGTTGCACGACGGCGACCAGCACGACAACGGTGACGATCATGAGGATGGTCTCGAAGCGCTGGTAGCCGTAGCGGATGGCCAGGTCTCCGAGCCCGCCCCCGCCGATCGCCCCGGCCATCGCCGAGTACGAGATCAGCGCGACCACGGTCACCGTGAGCCCCGCGATCAGGCCGGGCATCGCCTCGGGCAGCAGCACCTTGCCGACGATGGTCGCGCGCCCGGCCCCCATGGCCTGGGCCGCCTGTACCTTGTCCCTGCCGACCTCGCGCAGCGCGGTCTCCACCAGGCGGGCGAAGAACGGCGCCGCGCCGAGCGTCAGCGGGACCACCGCGGCGATGGTGCCGATGGTCGTGCCGACGATCAGCCTGGTGAACGGGATCACCGCGATCAGCAGGATGGTCAGGCCGAGCTCGCGGTTGAGGCTCTTGAGCAGGGCCAGGATCGACTGCGTGGTGCCGGGGTCGAGCGCCGAGGTGGCCTCGTCCGACAGCAGGACCGGAGGACTGCCGGCCAGCGCGCGGGCGATGCCGACCCGCTGCTTCTGCCCTCCCGACAGCTGCGCGGGGTGCGCCCCGGCCTTGTCGGCCAGCCCGACCAGCTCCAGCAACTCGGCGGTCCGCCTGCCGCGCTCGGCCTTTGCCACTCCCATGACCTCCAGCGGGAAGGCGACGTTGCCGGCGACGGTACGGGAGGAGAGCAGCGCGAAATGCTAGTGGATCATCCCGATCCGCTGCCTCGCCTTGCGCAGGTCCCGCTCGGCCAGGCTCGTCAGCTCCTGACCCGCCACCGAGACGGTGCCCGAGGTGGGCCGCTCCAGGAGGTTCACGCAGCGCAGCAGGGTGCTCTTACCGGCGCCGCTCTGCCCGAGCACGCCGTATGTCTCACCCTCGCGGACGTGGAGGTCGACGCCGTCGACGGCGACCACCTCGCGCCCCCGATCTCGATAGACCTTTCGCAGGTCCGACACGTCAATCACTGCTGTACCCCAACATGGAACGGATCTCGGCAGGCTTCCGGGGAGGGAGCCGACGGGCGTCCCGGAAGGAGGGCAGGTGGCCCGGACGGTGCGGGAGGAGATGGTCCAGCGATCAGATCATGGTCTCTGGCCTCGGTCCACACCTGGCCCAACGCAACCCTTATTTACCGTCATTCCCGACATTTTATGTTAAATCGATCGGCCTTCACGAACACCCGTGCCCGGAGTCGTCCGGCAGCCCGTCCCCCTCCCCCTCGTTCGTACACCGGGATCGACCGGGGCCGGCACGCGACTCCTCAGCTTCACCACCGCTACAAAAACCTCGGCGACAAGGGGGAGGCTTCACCGATCCCGAGATCTCCTCAACCGCCGGAGCGACGTGCTCTACACGGAGAACGCCCTGGTCCTGGGGTGAGATGACCCGGAGAGGCACTCGGGAACTCAGAGCTTATTTCTTAGCAGGTGCACCACCGAAGCATCCGCTCCACGGGCGGGCCGCAAGCGGCCAACCCGGCGCAGCCAACCATCAGCGTCGCCGCTACTTCGGAACTTCTCGTCTAGAAGTGCACTGAAGATCTTGGTTTGAGTGGATATCGGCGCGGAGCAGGCGCCCCGGCGGCTTATGCAGTGGCGGGGTTCAGTGCCCAGGCGCCGCCTGTGTGGGTGAGTCCGAGGTTGATGAGGCGGCGGAGGTTGAGTGCGGCAGCGCGGTTGTGGAGCCAGATGTTGTTCTTGAGGACGCCGCGGTAGGGAACGCGACGGTTGCCTTTGGCGACCAGCCAGGCGATGGCGCGTTCGACGGGTGGTCGCCAGCGGCGGTACTCCTGCTGCCATCGCTGACTGGTGGCGGCCTGCTGCCGGGCGGTTTTGAGGAGGTCATAGTGGGGGTGGACGTTGAAGGTGCGTCCGGTCTTGGACGTGGTGCAGCGTTCGCGCAGTGGGCAGGTGCGGCACAGGATCTTGAACTGGGCCTGGCGGTTACCACCTGCCA
This window contains:
- a CDS encoding acyl-CoA synthetase; translated protein: MFCSMHPGAIAAVSPDKPAVIMAGSGRVVTYRELDEESNRLAHLFRAAGLRPGDHIAFMLENHPLFLVVAWAAHRSGLYYTAISSRLKTDELAYIVDNCGARVFISSAALADVAVSITDLAPKVGLRLMLDGVAPGFDSYEKAVAAHPATPVEDECQGVDMLYSSGTTGRPKGVKPTLSKAPLEEPGPLLRLIQFLFAPSADSVYLSPAPLYHAAPLRYCMSFQRMGATIVVMERFDPEQALTLIEKYRVTHSQWVPTMFIKMLKLPEEARVRHDLSSLACAIHAAAPCPIPVKERMIDWWGPIIHEYYAGTEGNGFLYVGSQDWLAHKGTVGRPLLGVTHICDEDGNELPPRQHGTVYFSDGPQFVYHGDEAKTEASRDPRGRGWTTLGDIGYLDEEGFLYLTDRRSYMIISGGVNVYPQEAENVLSVHPKVADVAVLGVPDEEMGEQVKAVVQPASMDLAGPELEAELIEYCRSQLASYKCPKSVDFREELPRHPTGKLYKRLLRDEYWPAGS
- a CDS encoding S1C family serine protease, with the protein product MDPNRNEQQDTPAEATPGNDGWTQFGKVPPSAGAYRAGEDTGPQPTLIHPVPEQLAAEAPEKAGGPAVVPAQRGRLTAGQKIGAGLALAAMAVGGGVAGAFAATSLNGTATVVSSSSPIVSPVGNVTTVADIAQAVQPSVVSIEVRTAAGGGEGSGVVLSADGLILTNNHVVTAGGQGGPDSRVTVKFSDGKTATAKIIGTDPATDLAVIKAEDVSGLTKAAIGDSDRLKVGDSVLAIGSPLGLSGSVTAGIVSALNRTLTVGGDQGQRQLPPGWGNQAEGGQSPTTIGGAIQTDAAINPGNSGGALVNAAGQVVGINTAIATNGGEGSIGVGFAIPISTAKHVAEQLIKSGKVSHAFLGVSVTDATGDADGALVGQVTEGSPAAKAGLRQGDLITKINNTAVDEAATVVGAVRGFKPGQQVTVAYVRDGQPQTVTVTLAEKTGE
- a CDS encoding oxidoreductase, with the protein product MTDIPDWNGRTAVVTGANSGIGIATVEALAAVGAHVVLAVRDPKRGEAAAAGVHGSVEVRRLDLADLASVREFAAAWRGDLDLLVNNAGVMNTPESSTKDGFETQFGTNHLGHFALTNLLLPHITDRVVTVSSEAHKKPGTPHIHFDNLNLTGEYAPRKAYSQSKLANLLFTLELQRRLAASHSPVCALAAHPGRAATNLQRHDGSALGRVVMRAVAQDNKAGALPTLYAAVQDLPGASCVGPDGFGEVRGAPTLVGRSPAASDPATARRLWTVSEELTGVTFPQPTAVTGA
- a CDS encoding ISAs1 family transposase, encoding MSPSSLTSSPHVSCLDQLADLALWESELAPDPVVVESALMRRLATVPDRRSACGLRHPLVAILTLAACATLVVGGDSVAAIWQWAARSPQAALERLGAYRDLFTGLFLVPSERTFRRVLAELDADALDAAISGYVAEVIRQEALTPQLPDTPGPAEREQRRAARRRLSHPAPAGLLPAAALDGKALRGARTSEDGRVFLVGAISHEHGVILGQCQVAGKKGEGPAARAMLPHLRVAGMVLTLDALHTTKTTARLITQLGGHYVLILKGNQPLARAAAHALLSGPDADWTQTTAVDDDHGHGRRERRTIRTASADDGLFPGARQAFRLRRDVGELDGAWTSKEIVFGITSLPVELAGPAHLNHYERAHWGVENRLNWVRDVTFAEDHSQVRTGTAPRTLASLRNLAISTIRLAGRANIAHARRDLLDHDAAFAVYNI